The DNA window CTGCCGGGGGAAGGAGGAGAAAAACTTTCCGGAGGGAGACCTTGAAGCCCGCCGGTGCTTAGCGAGGTCCTTTCGAGCTTAGCATCCGCTGTGCGCTTCACAAGCGAAAGCGTGTCCCCGCAGGAAAGTCTTTCTCCGGATTCCCCCTCACCACAACCAACCGCCGGGACTGAAGACTCATCCATCCACCCCACTCCCCCGTCCGCCGTCTTACAGAGGCGTCCCCGCATCTCAATTAAACCCTAAAAAGCCTTCTCAAGAATCGAATAAATATCCTCTTCCTTTAAAGGCACCGGATTTAACGGCATCAGCCGGTATGCCATGCCTCCCTTTACAATCTCCGGGAACATCTCCCTCGTCACCTTTACCTCGTGCAGCGCCGCAGGCAGTCTCAGTTCCCTGAGCATGCGGTGAATTGCCTCCACGCACCGTCCAGCAGCCTGATGGACCGGCAGTCCCTCCGTTTTTTCTCCCAGGAGAGCGGCGATCCGTGCATACCGTTCCATATTGCCCGGCAGGTTCGCCTCGCAGACAAACGGCAGGAGCAGGGCATTGCCGATCCCGTGGGAAACGTGGGCGACTCCGCCCATGGCCTGGGAAATTCCGTGGACCGCCCCCAGTCCGGCGTTCACAAACGATGCGGCGGCCATCACACTTGCAAGAGCCATACCCGACCTGGCCTCCATACAGTCCGGCTGGTATGTTGCGGTCCTGATATGCTCGGCTATCAGGCGGATGGCGGCGAGGGCCAGCGCATCCGACAGAGGCTCCGCGTTCCTGGAAACATACGCTTCTATGGCATGTGTCAAAGCGTCCATACCCGTGGAAGCCGTTATGACGGGAGGCATATCCTTATGCATCACGGGATCGATTACCGCGGCCAGTGGAATCAGCCATTCGTGGGTAATGGACAGCTTAATTCCCCTTTCCGGATCGGAAATCACGCTGGATGCCGTCACTTCACTGCCGCTCCCTGCCGTTGTAGGGACGCAGACCAGCGGAAGCGGACGGTTTTCCACTGTGCGGTTTCCACCGAACAGATACTCCCTTACGGAGCCTTCATTGGTGCACAGCATACACATTGCCTTGGCGCTGTCTATGGCGCTTCCTCCGCCCACTGCAACGGCCATTTGGCAGCCGCTCTCCCTCATGACGGCAGCCGCCCTGTCCACCGCATCCACCGGCGGTTCCGGCTCCGTTTCATCGTAAACCACGGTCTGTATTCCATTTTCTTTCAGGCCTGCCTCAATTGCGGCAAATCCTTTTGTCTTACCGATTACCCGGTCGGTTACCAGCATAACCCTGGAGGCCCCGTAACGGCGTGCCAGATCCGATAAATCCCGGCTGATTCCCTCCCCGAAGAAGATTTTAACAGGAAGGTTAAATGTAAATTCTTTCATCATGTTTCCTCCGTTCTATTTGGCCGGCAGAAAACGGTTATATCTGAGTTCGCTCAAATCAAGAACGCTTTTTCCGCTGGCAATCAGGTTAGCAAGTTCCATTCCCGCCGCCGGGGCAATACCGAAACCGTGTCCCGAAAAACCGCAGGCCGTATAGAGTCCCGGCACTTCCTCAACCGGGCCAATCACCGGAATGCCGTCGGAACTCTCATCCTTCCACCCGGCCCAGACGCGCACCACTTTCAGTTCCTTCAGCATGGGGAAATATCGCAGGACGCCGCGGCAGATTACAGGCGGGGTCATGCTGGTAGCCATTGTTTCCTTCTGAAAATCAAAGTAATTGCCAAAGCCGGCGCCGCCGCCAAAGACAAAGGAACCGTGCTTCGTCTGATGGCCGTAAAAATCTGAGGTGGCCACGCCCAGCATCTCGTCAAACATATAAGGCATCTCCTCCGTCACAAGACTCTCCAGAAGCTTTTTGCGCATTGGGATATCGATTCCCACCGTATTCAGAATCTCCCTGCTCTCAAACCCGCTTGCAACGATCACCTGCTCCGCCCCATATTCATTGCCTTTTGTAACCACGCCGGATATTTTCCCTCTTTCCTTTTTAAGAGAAACAACTTCTTCCCCGGTAATAAACCTGGCTCCCATCTCCCTGGCCTTTTTATAATATCCAAGTGTAGTCAGGAGCGGATTAGCATGTCCATCCGTCGGGCACCAGCTGGATCCAATCACCTCATCGGACATGAAGGGGTTAATTTTTCTCGTTTCCTCCCCCGACAGCATGGTCATCTCCAGTCCCAGCGCCTGGCACTTTACAGCCGTTTTTTCCAGTATGGCCATGTGCTCCTTCGTCTTGGCGAGCCGGAGATTTCCTTTCTGCTTATATTCAATATCGATTCCCAATTCCTCGGAGAGGCCGGGCCAGATATGCTGTACCGCGTACATTGCCATCGGCAGTTCCCTGGGATCTCTGGCCGACTGGCGGACGCCTCCGGCATTGCGGCTGGAGCCGCCGTGTCCAATTTCTTTTTTCTCAAGAACAATGGGTTTGATGCCCTGTTTACAGAGATAATAGGCCGCGGAACAGCCCACCAGGCCGCTTCCGGCTATTACCACTTGTGCATTATGCTTCATACTCCGCCTCCTGTTCAATTACCTCGTTCCCGTATACGCCCATTTCCGTCGGCCGCACCGGACTCCTTGCGGTATTCATCTCCAGGTCCCTCGGTCTTACCCCGAGTTCCCGCGCTACAATGGACTGCACCAGTTTTCCGCAGGTCTGTCCCTGGCAGAGTCCCATGCCAGTCCGCAGATACCGTCTGATCTCATTCAATGTGCGCATGCCGTCGTGAACCGCCTGCCGGATTTCACCTTTTGTCACTTCCTCGCACCGGCAGACAATGACATCGTCATCCGGCTGCGGAATCAATTCCCCTAAATCAATTGAACGATCCATGATAGTTTCCATCCTGCTACACCTCCTCAAATTCGATAAACCGCGCCGTGCCCGCAAATTCCTTTGGAACCAGCATTGTAACCAGGTTCGTGTGATCCATCGCCTTTACGGCCCTGACCTCCGACACCACAGCCCGGCACAACTTATTCCCGCTCCTTCCAAGAGCCGTTCCCACCGCGCCCTTCTCCGGAAGCGGTAAAAATTCATAGGGAATTGTGATACTGGCATGAACATTGTCATAATCTTCGTCAACCAGGAAAATTGCCTGGCCGGAACAGTTGGCGACACACATTCCGCATCCCACGCATTTGACGTCTTTCCTCACCTCCGGCAGCGATGTGATGGTCTCTCCCACCTTGATACACCCAATCCGGCAGGCATCCTGGCACGGATTACAGGGAATATTCTGCGTGCATTCAATAACCGGATGAATCCCGGAGGTTTTATAGGACGCGCCGGGAAATTTCGTTATTTCAGAATCATCTACATATCCCTTCGACAACAGGCATGAGGAAAGCGGATACCCCTCATCCGTCTCCGTAAGATCGGTCCGTCCCTTATTGGCATGGCTGAACATTCCCTGGCGGAGCTGGTAAAGGGAGCCGTTGGCCTCCTCGAATTTTCTGCTCATCCTGTCTTTGTCCAGGTAGCCGCTTCTCTCGGCCGCCCCAAGCCCCGCTATTCTTCCCTGTATCATCGCAGAGCTGGCCTCCTCGATTCCCGCCACATCACCGGCCGCAAAAATTCCGGGAATTGAGGTTTCACCGTACTCGTTACATACCGGCACAATTCCTCCGCTGCCAGGATCATCCACCGTCTCACATCCCACCATGCGTACGAGCTGGGACATTGGGGACAGCCCTACAGCGATGCAGATTGTATCCACTTCCAGATGTTTCTCCGTTCCCGGCACGGTCTGCCACTTTTCGTCCACTTCCGCTATCACGGCTCCCGTGACATGATCATCCCCTTCCGCCTCCACTATTGTGTGGGAAAGATAAAATGGTACGCCCGTTCTGGCCAGTTTTGCCGCATGGACGCCGTAGCCGCCGATTCTCTTTGCCGCATCGATGACGCCCACTACCCTGCATCCCGCCTGAAGAAGCTGGAAGCTGACAACCAGCCCCACATTGCCGGAACCCACCATCAGGACCCGTTCTCCCGGTTTGACGCCGTGAAGATTCATCATCGTCTGGGCAGCCCCTGCCCCGATGACTCCCGGCAGCGTCCATCCGCGGAATGTCACCATGTTTTCCGCCGCCCCGGCTGCTACAATAATGTTATCTCCTTTATAATGTACAATCTGCCCGTCATGCATGACGCAGACTTCTTTTTCCCTGTAAAGGCCGATTACGGTGGCGTTCAAAACCACTTCCACCCCCGATTCCTCCGCCTGTGCAAGCAGTTCTTCCCCAATGACGAAACCTCTCGTTTTTGCCTTATGCTCTTTCGAGCCGAAAAACTTGTGGATCTGTTTAAAAAGCTGGCCGCCGGGGCGGGCGTTTTCGTCAAACACAACCACCTGCATGTTCTGTTTGGCCGCCTCAATCGCGGCGGAAAGGCCGGCAGGGCCGGCTCCGATTACAATTAATTCATATCTCTTCATAATTTCACTCCTCCGGTTTCGCTGAGACGCCGTACTGTGTCTGTACTTTCATTCCCTCTTCCAGTGGAGTCACACACGTACGGGTATTCGGTTTTCCGTCCACGATCATGACACAGTCCGTACACCTTCCAATGGCGCAGAAGATTCCGCGCGGTTTATGTTTCTTTGACGTATACCTGTGAATTTGAATTCCGGCGGCCTTAAGAGCCATTGCAATGGGTTCACCCTCATAGCCGCTTATCTTTTTACCGTCAAATTCAAATTCAACCATCCGGCCTTTCTCTATTTTTCCAATGATCGGATGTGTTTCAATTCTCATAGCTGCTCCTCCTGTATCTTAAAACTGTTCCGTTATTTTTCCATGACAGATGCCGCCGGACGCGGGTGGAAATCCGCCCCGCATCCGGCAGCACAGCCTGCTAAGCTTCCGCGCTTTCCTGATCCTTCTCATCAACGCTGTAATTCACAATTGCCTTTCTCTCGGATAATGGAATTTTTATATACCACCACTTCATTACCATCGCGGCAAAGATAAGGCCGAAGAACATGGCGGCAAAGATTCCGATAAACAGCCAGTGCTGGCCTCCCATCAGCATTGCGGGGCCCGCTGCCCATACAAAGGTTTCCACCGGGGTAAGAAACGGGGTGGTGAATGCCGTATCGTTCAGTGTCTTGGATTCATTTTCCGGGTCCACAATGCGCAAAAGAAGGAAACCGATTGCAAATACGCCGGTTGCATATCCGTACACAAAGATGGAGCGTTCAAACCAGCTGTCGCGGTTCATAGCCGGCCCCAGGATGCGGAGAATGAACCAGACAATAAAAATACCTAACAGCATCAGAACCAGAAGCGGTCCCGCATATTTTACAATAATCGGTATCTTGATTCCGGCTACGCCGAAAAATACAAGGTAGTCGGTGCATGTTCCGCTGATTCGCGTATTAACACGTTTATCTATATATTTATAGATTCCGCTGTCCGTCCGCCCTCCGGCTACACAGAAGAAGAGCAGAGCCAGGATAAACGCACAGGCGTAGTTTGGAATATTGACGGCAAAATAGCTTTTTACCAGCTTGCTGCACAGGTAGCCGAGTCCCGTAGGAACCATCAGAAGGCTTAAGTGCCAGCACAGCGGATCCAGCGCGATCGAGGAAACCGTATCTCTTCCCATCTCTTCCTGGTTCTCCCTGCTGACCATGCCTGTTTTCAAATCACCGCTCAGGTAGGCAAAGCTTTTTATATACTGGGTATAGCCCTTTGCCGTCGCCCACTTGATAAAAATCAGTCCGCCGAACACGCCGGCAAGAATGCCGACCGTAGCCGATGTCATCGCAAGATCCGGGGCGTCGGCAAAGCCCAGTTCGGCCATCGTTGTCCCGACCGCGGCCGCCGTGCCGTGTCCGCCTAAAAAGCCTGCCGCCAGGAGCAGCCCAAAACCGTAGTTAATATCCGGCCAGATTTTGGAGATGACCAGCACCCCTACTAACGCTGGAAGCCACCATTGGAGAGCGCTCTGCGCCCCCTTGTACAGGCCGTATCCCACCACGCGTTCCGCTTCTCTCTTCAAAACGCCCTTGTTGATTGTAAATCCGTTAATGCCGATTGCAGCAAAAATTACAATCATCAGGACGCTGGTATAAGAACCCATTGAGTCGGAGAATGGCAGAATGTTCAACATTTCCTTGCCAGCAAACAGTCCCAGGAACCCTGCCATCAGACTGGACGGAATAAAATACTTCTGGATAAACGGCACCTTTGCACGGATAAGCTGTCCGATCAAGATTAAAAAGGATGCCAATGCGAAATCTGTTAAAACTGTGTAAACTGTCATATCTTTTACCCCCTGTAATAGATTTGCCGATAAATAATGTTACTAAATACTCTTCCTTATGCCAAAACCCGGCTGCTCACCCGGCTGATCCCCATACGTTTTGCCTCCTTAGCCAGTTCCTCCCTGAAATCAGGGTGTGCGATGGATATAAGAAGCTCCGCCCTCTCATAGGTGGTCTTTCCCTTTAAATTGACCGCCCCATACTCGGTCACCACATAATGAACCGCGCTTCTCGGTACCGATACAATGCTGCCTTCCGGAAGTCTCGCCCGGATCAGGGATTCTTTCTTTCCGTCCTTTGAAATCCGGACCGACGGAGTACATAAAAAGCTCTGCCCGCCTTTTGAGTGGAAGGCTCCCAGAACATAGTCGAGCTGTCCCCCCGTGCCGCCGATATGCTGCCAGCCGGATGACTCGGAGTTGACCTGGCCGAAGAGATCCACCTGCAGGCAGCTGTTGATGGATACCATCCGATCGATGCTCCCGATTACCCCTATGTCGTTGACGTAGTCCACAGGAGCCACGCATGTGATGGGATTGTTGTCGATAAATTCAAACAGCTCCCTGCTGCCGCTGGCAAAGGTGTATACCATTTTTCCTTTGTCAATGTTTTTACTGCCGGTAATTTTGCCGGCCTGATAAAGCTTTAAATAGGCTTCCACAAACATTTCCGTATGGACGCTCAGATCCTCCACATCCGATTCGGCCAGCATGGCTCCAATGGTGTTTGGGATCCCACCAATTCCAAGCTGCAGCGTGCTTCCGCTTTTTATATGTGGCACGATGTGTTCCGCAATTTTCAGTTCCACATCCGTCGCAGGTTTCGCTTCCAGGTAGTTTAACGGATAGCCCCTGCCCTCCACCACGTAATCAATCCGGCTCAGGTTAATCACATTCTGCATCCCATGGTTGACCGGCATGTCTTTGTTTACTTCCACAATCACGGTTTTTGCTTTTTTTAAAATTCCCCAGTACTCCGCGATTTGCGGCCCGAAATTAAAATTACCGTAGTCATCCATCGGAGCCACCTGGAACATGGCCACATCAATTCCGCCGTCCACATTTTCGGCAAACAGCTTCGGATTTTCA is part of the [Clostridium] symbiosum genome and encodes:
- a CDS encoding iron-containing alcohol dehydrogenase yields the protein MMKEFTFNLPVKIFFGEGISRDLSDLARRYGASRVMLVTDRVIGKTKGFAAIEAGLKENGIQTVVYDETEPEPPVDAVDRAAAVMRESGCQMAVAVGGGSAIDSAKAMCMLCTNEGSVREYLFGGNRTVENRPLPLVCVPTTAGSGSEVTASSVISDPERGIKLSITHEWLIPLAAVIDPVMHKDMPPVITASTGMDALTHAIEAYVSRNAEPLSDALALAAIRLIAEHIRTATYQPDCMEARSGMALASVMAAASFVNAGLGAVHGISQAMGGVAHVSHGIGNALLLPFVCEANLPGNMERYARIAALLGEKTEGLPVHQAAGRCVEAIHRMLRELRLPAALHEVKVTREMFPEIVKGGMAYRLMPLNPVPLKEEDIYSILEKAF
- a CDS encoding FAD-binding oxidoreductase → MKHNAQVVIAGSGLVGCSAAYYLCKQGIKPIVLEKKEIGHGGSSRNAGGVRQSARDPRELPMAMYAVQHIWPGLSEELGIDIEYKQKGNLRLAKTKEHMAILEKTAVKCQALGLEMTMLSGEETRKINPFMSDEVIGSSWCPTDGHANPLLTTLGYYKKAREMGARFITGEEVVSLKKERGKISGVVTKGNEYGAEQVIVASGFESREILNTVGIDIPMRKKLLESLVTEEMPYMFDEMLGVATSDFYGHQTKHGSFVFGGGAGFGNYFDFQKETMATSMTPPVICRGVLRYFPMLKELKVVRVWAGWKDESSDGIPVIGPVEEVPGLYTACGFSGHGFGIAPAAGMELANLIASGKSVLDLSELRYNRFLPAK
- a CDS encoding (2Fe-2S)-binding protein, producing the protein METIMDRSIDLGELIPQPDDDVIVCRCEEVTKGEIRQAVHDGMRTLNEIRRYLRTGMGLCQGQTCGKLVQSIVARELGVRPRDLEMNTARSPVRPTEMGVYGNEVIEQEAEYEA
- a CDS encoding FAD-dependent oxidoreductase is translated as MKRYELIVIGAGPAGLSAAIEAAKQNMQVVVFDENARPGGQLFKQIHKFFGSKEHKAKTRGFVIGEELLAQAEESGVEVVLNATVIGLYREKEVCVMHDGQIVHYKGDNIIVAAGAAENMVTFRGWTLPGVIGAGAAQTMMNLHGVKPGERVLMVGSGNVGLVVSFQLLQAGCRVVGVIDAAKRIGGYGVHAAKLARTGVPFYLSHTIVEAEGDDHVTGAVIAEVDEKWQTVPGTEKHLEVDTICIAVGLSPMSQLVRMVGCETVDDPGSGGIVPVCNEYGETSIPGIFAAGDVAGIEEASSAMIQGRIAGLGAAERSGYLDKDRMSRKFEEANGSLYQLRQGMFSHANKGRTDLTETDEGYPLSSCLLSKGYVDDSEITKFPGASYKTSGIHPVIECTQNIPCNPCQDACRIGCIKVGETITSLPEVRKDVKCVGCGMCVANCSGQAIFLVDEDYDNVHASITIPYEFLPLPEKGAVGTALGRSGNKLCRAVVSEVRAVKAMDHTNLVTMLVPKEFAGTARFIEFEEV
- a CDS encoding (2Fe-2S)-binding protein; the encoded protein is MRIETHPIIGKIEKGRMVEFEFDGKKISGYEGEPIAMALKAAGIQIHRYTSKKHKPRGIFCAIGRCTDCVMIVDGKPNTRTCVTPLEEGMKVQTQYGVSAKPEE
- a CDS encoding sodium/glutamate symporter; protein product: MTVYTVLTDFALASFLILIGQLIRAKVPFIQKYFIPSSLMAGFLGLFAGKEMLNILPFSDSMGSYTSVLMIVIFAAIGINGFTINKGVLKREAERVVGYGLYKGAQSALQWWLPALVGVLVISKIWPDINYGFGLLLAAGFLGGHGTAAAVGTTMAELGFADAPDLAMTSATVGILAGVFGGLIFIKWATAKGYTQYIKSFAYLSGDLKTGMVSRENQEEMGRDTVSSIALDPLCWHLSLLMVPTGLGYLCSKLVKSYFAVNIPNYACAFILALLFFCVAGGRTDSGIYKYIDKRVNTRISGTCTDYLVFFGVAGIKIPIIVKYAGPLLVLMLLGIFIVWFILRILGPAMNRDSWFERSIFVYGYATGVFAIGFLLLRIVDPENESKTLNDTAFTTPFLTPVETFVWAAGPAMLMGGQHWLFIGIFAAMFFGLIFAAMVMKWWYIKIPLSERKAIVNYSVDEKDQESAEA
- a CDS encoding acetyl-CoA hydrolase/transferase C-terminal domain-containing protein, producing MYKMSELNVRYREKLVTAEEAVRAVKSGDRVHYGLFGGIVRELDQALALRTEELTDVTVYATIWGNGYIPAILQADPGAEHFHYCNTHFSALDRKMNKEGVCWFVPVQFRENPKLFAENVDGGIDVAMFQVAPMDDYGNFNFGPQIAEYWGILKKAKTVIVEVNKDMPVNHGMQNVINLSRIDYVVEGRGYPLNYLEAKPATDVELKIAEHIVPHIKSGSTLQLGIGGIPNTIGAMLAESDVEDLSVHTEMFVEAYLKLYQAGKITGSKNIDKGKMVYTFASGSRELFEFIDNNPITCVAPVDYVNDIGVIGSIDRMVSINSCLQVDLFGQVNSESSGWQHIGGTGGQLDYVLGAFHSKGGQSFLCTPSVRISKDGKKESLIRARLPEGSIVSVPRSAVHYVVTEYGAVNLKGKTTYERAELLISIAHPDFREELAKEAKRMGISRVSSRVLA